In the genome of Desulfofarcimen acetoxidans DSM 771, one region contains:
- a CDS encoding hydrogenase 4 subunit F — protein MLYLLLAVPVITAVLCFLPMRASAVEKINIWGALLTGCTAIYCIFQALVSGSAAVKSSFLVLDALSSVFVFIIGVVGTICCLYAVSYLRRDQERGELEQRRTGIFFGLLHLFLASMYLAVLADNLGVMWVAIEATTIVSALLVGFYGHKESLEAAWKYIIICTVGIAFAMLGIIFTYYAVRGISGGEEISLSWRLLFSMAGQIDPSLMKLAFIFVLVGYGTKAGLFPLHTWLPDAHSQAPSPVSALLSGVLLNCAVYAIIRFHLLTVKSVGGNFSAKLLIIFGLLSMVGSLPFILVQKDIKRLLAYSSVEHIGIIVLGVGIGGVLGYTGALLHLINHALGKSVLFLSAGTLTQKYNSKLIPKMKGIGQLLPITSTVFMASLLAIGGAPPFGLFISELNVASGGFAYVGKSVGFIFLMVIAIVFAGLIYFAGKMYFSNLPKRFIQGERFSFNHVLILLPLCLLIMQGIYMPDAFQSLIGKVVNYLIVGGI, from the coding sequence ATGTTATACCTCTTATTGGCTGTACCGGTTATAACGGCAGTGCTGTGTTTTTTACCCATGAGAGCTTCCGCTGTGGAAAAGATAAACATTTGGGGTGCTTTGTTGACCGGCTGCACAGCAATCTATTGTATTTTTCAAGCCTTGGTTTCCGGAAGTGCTGCGGTAAAGTCCTCTTTTCTGGTACTGGATGCACTTTCCTCTGTGTTTGTCTTTATAATTGGCGTTGTGGGGACAATTTGCTGCCTGTATGCGGTCAGTTATCTCAGGAGGGATCAAGAAAGAGGAGAGTTGGAGCAGCGCCGCACGGGTATTTTCTTCGGTCTTTTGCACTTATTTCTAGCCAGCATGTATTTAGCGGTGCTGGCCGATAACTTGGGTGTTATGTGGGTGGCTATTGAAGCTACCACTATAGTTTCGGCTCTGCTGGTTGGTTTTTACGGTCATAAGGAGTCACTGGAAGCTGCCTGGAAATATATTATTATTTGTACGGTAGGCATTGCTTTTGCGATGCTAGGTATAATATTTACTTATTATGCTGTCAGAGGAATTTCCGGTGGAGAAGAAATCAGCCTTAGCTGGCGGCTGCTTTTTTCTATGGCCGGGCAGATTGACCCCTCTTTGATGAAACTGGCTTTTATTTTTGTGCTGGTCGGGTATGGGACAAAAGCCGGTTTGTTCCCCCTGCATACATGGTTGCCGGACGCTCACAGTCAGGCACCTTCACCTGTAAGCGCGCTTTTATCAGGGGTCTTGTTGAATTGTGCTGTTTATGCCATCATCAGGTTTCACCTGCTGACAGTTAAATCTGTCGGGGGAAACTTCTCCGCCAAACTGTTGATAATTTTTGGCTTATTGTCAATGGTAGGTTCTTTGCCTTTTATCCTGGTGCAGAAGGATATTAAGAGGCTGCTTGCTTATTCAAGTGTTGAACACATAGGCATTATTGTGCTTGGTGTGGGTATCGGCGGGGTTTTAGGCTATACAGGAGCACTGCTGCATTTAATCAACCATGCTCTTGGCAAGTCGGTTCTTTTTTTAAGTGCAGGTACTTTGACGCAGAAGTATAACAGCAAGTTAATCCCTAAAATGAAAGGTATCGGTCAATTGCTTCCGATCACTTCTACTGTATTCATGGCCAGCCTGCTGGCTATTGGAGGGGCTCCTCCTTTCGGGCTGTTTATCAGTGAACTTAATGTAGCTTCCGGCGGTTTTGCCTATGTGGGAAAAAGTGTTGGTTTTATATTTCTTATGGTAATTGCTATTGTATTTGCCGGTTTGATTTATTTTGCCGGTAAAATGTATTTCAGTAATTTGCCGAAGAGATTTATTCAAGGAGAGAGGTTTTCGTTCAACCATGTACTGATCCTGCTGCCTCTTTGCTTATTGATAATGCAGGGTATTTATATGCCTGATGCATTTCAGAGTCTGATAGGAAAGGTAGTCAACTATTTGATTGTTGGAGGTATCTAA
- a CDS encoding NADH-quinone oxidoreductase subunit C — protein MNTGVIWKELQDEQNCDILQFTTELAIRTIKLGVPAASFMETVKRLKAEGAYLLTMTGVDERDYNGHFSVYSVFGLPGDTTLVETKIVLNAENPTFTSISPVMPSAHWLEREIKDMLGIVPYGHPDLRRVAVHPDWPQDVFPMRKDFIAGRQVPRVQGEMQFCKVEGEGLYQVPVGPVHAGIIEPGHFRFFTFGEDVINLQAQLFYTHRGIEKTAEGKHFLDAVLVAERVCGVCSASHAVSYAQAIESLAGINAPLRARYIRTVLLEMERLYNHVGDIGNMCAGIGFSFGISRGAELKERLMRMNMKLAGHRYLRGTVVPGGVKIDLKDTEGIGRALDTVKRELKELTDTMLSSQSLLDRMQTTGVLPTDAARDLGATGPAARASGVNRDLRREFPYAAYRRVSFQVPIQHEGDVYCRLIQRIEESEQSFDIIRQVFNNLPAGELQAPITYLQPYHTAVGYTESARGANVHWVMSGPDNTVYRYMVRSASHCNWPVVPLCLPGNIVPDFPLINKSFELCYACLDR, from the coding sequence GTGAATACTGGTGTTATCTGGAAGGAACTGCAAGACGAGCAGAACTGTGACATATTGCAATTTACTACCGAACTGGCAATTCGCACGATAAAGCTGGGAGTGCCTGCTGCCAGCTTTATGGAAACGGTAAAAAGATTAAAGGCTGAGGGAGCCTATTTATTGACCATGACAGGGGTTGACGAAAGAGATTATAACGGACATTTTAGTGTCTATTCTGTTTTCGGTTTGCCGGGTGATACTACTCTGGTAGAAACCAAAATAGTATTGAACGCGGAAAACCCCACTTTTACGTCAATATCACCTGTGATGCCCTCAGCTCACTGGTTGGAAAGGGAAATCAAGGATATGCTGGGCATTGTGCCCTATGGCCATCCTGATTTACGCAGGGTAGCGGTTCACCCTGATTGGCCGCAGGATGTTTTCCCCATGAGAAAAGATTTTATTGCGGGCCGGCAGGTGCCCCGTGTACAAGGAGAAATGCAATTCTGTAAGGTCGAGGGCGAGGGTCTTTACCAGGTTCCGGTAGGTCCCGTGCATGCCGGGATTATTGAACCCGGTCACTTTAGATTTTTTACTTTTGGCGAGGACGTTATTAATTTACAGGCTCAATTATTTTATACTCACCGTGGTATTGAGAAAACAGCCGAGGGAAAACACTTCCTTGACGCCGTCTTAGTGGCGGAAAGAGTATGCGGGGTTTGCTCGGCTTCCCATGCGGTATCTTATGCCCAGGCAATTGAAAGCCTGGCGGGCATTAACGCCCCGTTAAGGGCAAGATACATTCGGACCGTACTGCTGGAGATGGAGAGGCTATATAATCATGTGGGGGATATTGGCAATATGTGCGCTGGCATCGGTTTTTCCTTTGGCATTAGCAGGGGAGCGGAATTGAAAGAACGCTTGATGAGAATGAATATGAAACTGGCCGGACACAGGTACCTGCGCGGAACTGTTGTTCCGGGGGGTGTAAAGATTGATCTAAAGGATACAGAGGGGATCGGTCGTGCTTTGGATACTGTAAAGAGAGAATTGAAAGAGTTGACCGACACCATGCTCAGTTCCCAGTCTCTTCTTGACCGAATGCAGACAACCGGTGTTCTGCCGACAGATGCGGCCCGTGACCTGGGCGCCACCGGACCTGCCGCCAGAGCGTCAGGCGTGAACAGAGATTTAAGAAGGGAATTCCCTTATGCGGCTTACAGAAGGGTTTCCTTTCAGGTGCCTATTCAACACGAAGGCGATGTTTATTGCCGTTTGATACAAAGGATAGAAGAAAGCGAGCAGTCATTTGATATTATACGCCAGGTTTTTAATAACCTGCCCGCAGGTGAATTGCAAGCGCCTATCACTTATCTTCAGCCTTACCATACGGCTGTCGGATATACTGAATCCGCCAGGGGGGCTAATGTCCACTGGGTTATGAGCGGGCCGGACAATACTGTTTACCGTTATATGGTTCGTTCTGCTTCTCATTGTAATTGGCCGGTAGTTCCCCTGTGTTTGCCCGGAAATATTGTACCGGACTTTCCATTGATTAATAAGAGCTTTGAATTATGTTATGCCTGCCTTGACCGGTAG
- the nuoB gene encoding NADH-quinone oxidoreductase subunit NuoB, with product MLKLFKGLMKTRIVTEDPRTWGESMGRGLPQIDMKLCQKDCNNCEAVCPVGAIAGKTVNSRLCIYCHACREVCPVGAIGETEVPVLTAPASAEDLGRALREKIKKICHRSLHIRYVDAGACNGCDFEINSMTNPVYDIQQYGVDFVASPRHADMLLVTGVVTRNLEIALHKTYEACPRPALVVAVGACACGGGVFKEAYASGGGVDKFLPVDVYVPGCPPTPAQIIKGILTAIGRL from the coding sequence ATGCTGAAATTATTTAAAGGCTTAATGAAAACCAGAATTGTAACGGAAGATCCCCGGACCTGGGGGGAAAGCATGGGCAGGGGTCTTCCCCAGATAGATATGAAACTTTGTCAGAAAGACTGCAATAACTGTGAGGCTGTTTGTCCTGTGGGAGCAATAGCAGGCAAAACTGTTAACAGCAGGCTGTGTATTTATTGTCACGCTTGCCGTGAGGTCTGCCCGGTTGGAGCGATTGGCGAGACGGAAGTTCCTGTTCTGACAGCACCTGCGTCAGCGGAAGACCTGGGCAGGGCCTTGCGTGAAAAAATTAAAAAAATATGCCACAGGTCACTGCATATTCGTTATGTCGATGCCGGGGCCTGTAATGGCTGCGATTTTGAAATTAATTCTATGACCAATCCTGTATATGATATACAGCAGTATGGCGTGGATTTCGTAGCTTCCCCCCGCCATGCGGATATGCTTTTAGTTACAGGTGTTGTCACCAGAAATTTGGAAATTGCCTTGCATAAAACCTATGAAGCCTGTCCCAGACCGGCCTTAGTGGTGGCTGTGGGAGCCTGCGCCTGTGGCGGCGGGGTTTTTAAAGAAGCCTATGCCTCCGGTGGCGGTGTGGACAAGTTTTTGCCCGTAGACGTCTATGTGCCCGGTTGTCCACCGACACCTGCGCAAATTATAAAAGGGATATTGACTGCTATTGGCAGGCTTTAA
- a CDS encoding type II toxin-antitoxin system PemK/MazF family toxin encodes MTTSMGTKFNQGDIWIARVRFIQDLSKVKARPVVIVGKNIAHETDVIINPITTESPRTDFDIPIINWQKAGLAGPSIIRASKPLTIIGSELHKKIGELDPDDLVKVLQKNRELY; translated from the coding sequence ATGACGACCTCTATGGGGACGAAATTTAATCAAGGTGACATTTGGATTGCAAGAGTTCGGTTTATTCAAGACCTTTCAAAAGTAAAGGCTAGACCTGTAGTAATAGTTGGGAAAAACATTGCCCATGAGACGGACGTAATTATTAACCCAATCACTACAGAAAGTCCTCGCACTGATTTTGATATTCCCATCATCAACTGGCAAAAAGCCGGTTTAGCAGGGCCATCTATTATAAGAGCTTCAAAACCCCTTACGATAATTGGATCTGAACTCCATAAAAAAATTGGTGAGTTAGACCCTGATGATCTAGTTAAAGTCTTACAAAAAAATAGAGAGCTTTATTAA
- a CDS encoding DUF4368 domain-containing protein, whose product MLKCYTEINELTGELLNLFIKRIEVGERDERYSRTAGQKIVIHYRYIGVISAFAEEAEKIAV is encoded by the coding sequence ATACTAAAATGTTACACCGAGATTAACGAACTGACCGGCGAACTTTTGAATCTGTTTATCAAGCGGATTGAAGTCGGTGAACGTGATGAGCGATATTCCAGAACCGCGGGGCAGAAGATCGTCATCCACTACCGGTACATCGGCGTAATCAGTGCCTTCGCAGAAGAAGCCGAGAAAATAGCCGTTTAG